The genomic window CTTGAAGCGAAGCCGGAGTGCTAAGGGTGATTTACTTTGACAAAAGAGGAGAGTTCATGAATACCGTATATGTTATAGGACATAAAAATCCCGACACGGATTCCATATGCTCGGCTATAGTTTATGCTGAATTTAAACGCATGTTGAGAAAGGAGTATAATTTTATATCCGGAAGGCTGGGGCCAATAAATAGGGAAACACAGTTCGTGCTGGACTATTTTAAAGTGCCAGAACCGGAACTCATTGAAAATGTCTACACCCAGGTAACCGACATTACTTTTGACAGACCTATCAATATTTTAAAGGATTCACCGCTATCGGAAACATGGGAAACCATGATGAAACATAATGCGCGGACTGTCAATATTGTCGATGAAAACGGAAAATTTATAGGTCTTGCAACCCTGGGGGATATTGCTAAGGCATATTTGGAGTCATCCGGGGATTTTTCAAAATTCAAAGTGCCCATGCAAAATATTTTAAAGACCCTGGATGGAAAAGCCATACTCATGAATGATGACTTTTTCAGTGGAAATATTGTGGTGGCTGCCATGCAAGCTGGCGATGTAAAAAAACGGCTGAGAAAGGGCGACTTGCTGATTACGGGCAACAGGGAAGATGTTCAACTTCTGGCAGTGGAATATGGTGCCAGGGTTCTTGTTATAACCGGAAATCATGATGTATCGGAACTGGTCTTTGAAAGGGCCGGGCAGAAGGGTGTTAATATAATAAAAGTTCCCCATGACACTTTCGATACTGTTAAGCTCATCAATCAGAGCATTCCCGTCCATTACATTATGAAAAACGATGGACTTATTGTCTTTAGCACTAATGATTTAATAGATGATGTCAAAGAGGTTATGTTGAAACACAAGTACAGGAATTTTCCAATTCTGGACCAAAGCCAAAAACCCGCAGGCATGCTGGCAAGACGGCATATACTTGATCATGCTCGTAAAAATGTTATCCTGGTGGATCATAACGAAAGGTCCCAGTCGGTAAAAGGCCTTGAGGAGGCCA from Biomaibacter acetigenes includes these protein-coding regions:
- a CDS encoding putative manganese-dependent inorganic diphosphatase, whose amino-acid sequence is MNTVYVIGHKNPDTDSICSAIVYAEFKRMLRKEYNFISGRLGPINRETQFVLDYFKVPEPELIENVYTQVTDITFDRPINILKDSPLSETWETMMKHNARTVNIVDENGKFIGLATLGDIAKAYLESSGDFSKFKVPMQNILKTLDGKAILMNDDFFSGNIVVAAMQAGDVKKRLRKGDLLITGNREDVQLLAVEYGARVLVITGNHDVSELVFERAGQKGVNIIKVPHDTFDTVKLINQSIPVHYIMKNDGLIVFSTNDLIDDVKEVMLKHKYRNFPILDQSQKPAGMLARRHILDHARKNVILVDHNERSQSVKGLEEAMILEIIDHHRIGCIETDQPIVFINRPVGCTATIIFGLYEQKGITPDKTMAGLMCAAILSDTLVFKSPTCTQEDINAAKRLAKIAGIDIEQFSSAMFQAGTSLEGKSEEEIFYTDFKDFNIGKYKIGVSQVNISQKISESLKSRMIKFMEKLKAERNYDLLFLMLTDIITQGSEFLYVGEHKELLSRAFDVEIKGESFYLPMVVSRKKQVIPRIISAINSY